A region of Longimicrobium sp. DNA encodes the following proteins:
- the ndk gene encoding nucleoside-diphosphate kinase, which translates to MSRTFAIIKPDAVQNGHAGKILAHIQDAGFRILGMKLTQISLPQAQKFYEVHRERGFYGELVEFMSSGPSVVLALEAENAVQKWRDTIGATDPAEAAEGTIRKLYAENKGRNAVHGSDSDENAAIEIAFFFSGLELVG; encoded by the coding sequence ATGTCCCGTACCTTCGCCATCATCAAGCCCGACGCCGTGCAGAACGGCCACGCGGGGAAGATCCTCGCCCACATCCAGGACGCGGGCTTCCGTATCCTGGGGATGAAGCTGACGCAGATCAGCCTGCCGCAGGCGCAGAAGTTCTACGAGGTGCACAGGGAGCGCGGCTTCTACGGCGAGCTGGTCGAGTTCATGTCCAGCGGCCCGAGCGTCGTGCTGGCGCTGGAGGCGGAGAACGCGGTGCAGAAATGGCGCGACACCATCGGCGCCACCGACCCGGCCGAGGCCGCCGAGGGCACCATCCGCAAGCTCTACGCGGAGAACAAGGGCCGCAACGCCGTGCACGGCTCCGACAGCGACGAGAACGCCGCCATCGAGATCGCCTTCTTCTTCAGCGGCCTCGAGCTGGTCGGCTGA